A single window of Botrytis cinerea B05.10 chromosome 3, complete sequence DNA harbors:
- the Bcslp1 gene encoding Bcslp1: protein MVFACHRCIVATTALSFLFCLPNGIIASSVPTTASTGPILNVPNTTGTCEFRTINYITDILPQQCLRSSWSNTDSPPTTKTNAIGAAGTLESQEIDVVTDTISNAPFSESVAQTNDETKITDETSRTSVIQLKSSSPSPGIPSPTASPTTVDEGELNDASFLSFEEWKKQTLEQAGQQDLNLGKRRSAEAARKRESEAFQNNLESLGDDGEIDLDFGAFRNGGAEQTSRTTKDKGVGSNQDSQEEKSGSGHRKEHRSKDAGKTCKERFSYASFDAGATVLKTHQGAKNSKAVLIENKDSYMLSECKTQNKFLVIELSEDIWIDTLVLANYEFFSSMLRTFRVSVSDRWPVKTDKWKDLGVYEARNSREIQAFLIENPQIWARYIRIEFLTHYGKEYYCPLSLVRVHGTRMLESWKDTEANNDDDEEADEDPEEGFVPEAVAEIIQTKSTVMQAVHVTVGSQTEPTGLYTTRDVQREEMPMETHLKPPPTPTSLWKKPIAREFEMLSIRPLDLCYPSDTPEHILTSQAAVENESYNFKTTMKVPPSPEMISTAFTDNGITSSSLSFTGPSAQQTLSEVKASLASTSLTQEAHESSKVIQDSSHSTIPTSSTTIIVNKSQDATSTNKTRGTNTSSGSASLPTIQESFFKAVSRRLQLLETNSTLSLKYIEEQSKMLREAFLRVEKRQLQKTTDFLENLNSTVLTELRVFRQQYDEIWQSTVISLESQREESRREILAISARLNILADEVVFQKRMSIIQSVLLLLCLGLVIFSRVSTAEPLSFSLHNRRSRVTSNMTNIESPLDTPGYTSREREDYIGDAASPVNAWSGHHRRQPSDESVNSRSRSRGWGPPTPISTYSRSDNELTPPRSFDETTTNTMTGATTGTFSRLRRSITMKYQSSNPLLSASREHELLRTSSFGPSLRSHNSSPASFLSVSDAKERGVRDRNPTALASPPPSDIESHDPMDELNSTPTSIQHDTLEGQSVDDIRESRSLLTPTQEHVNEQINEQKPLPALPDGGPSP, encoded by the exons TAATGGCATAATCGCGAGCAGTGTGCCAACCACTGCCAGCACAGGCCCTATATTAAATGTCCCGAATACTACTGGAACATGCGAGTTTAGAACGATCAATTACATAACAGATATATTACCTCAACAGTGCCTTCGTTCATCTTGGAGTAATACGGACTCTCCGCCAACTACAAAGACAAATGCTATTGGTGCAGCTGGAACTCTCGAAAGCCAGGAAATTGATGTTGTAACGGACACAATATCGAATGCACCTTTCAGCGAGTCTGTTGCCCAAACAAATGACGAAACTAAAATCACGGACGAAACAAGTCGTACATCCGTCATTCAGCTTAAATCGTCCAGCCCATCTCCAGGCATACCGTCTCCTACGGCATCTCCGACTACTGTCGATGAAGGAGAGCTTAATGATGCCTCATTCTTGTCATTCGAAGAGTGGAAGAAACAAACATTGGAGCAAGCTGGGCAGCAAGATTTGAATCTGGGCAAGCGAAGATCCGCGGAAGCGGCTAGGAAAAGAGAGTCGGAAGCATTTCAAAACAATCTTGAATCTCTGGGAGATGATGGGGAAATTGATTTGGACTTTGGCGCTTTCCGGAATGGGGGGGCTGAGCAAACCTCAAGAACGACCAAAGATAAAGGCGTGGGTTCAAATCAGGATTcacaagaagagaaaagtggTTCTGGGCATCGAAAGGAACACCGAAGTAAGGATGCTGGCAAGACCTGCAAAGAGCGTTTTTCCTATGCATCATTTGATGCCGGAGCTACTGTTCTAAAGACCCATCAAGGtgcaaaaaattcaaaagctGTGTTGATAGAGAATAAGGATTCCTATATGCTTTCGGAATGTAAAACACAGAACAAATTTTTAGTCATTGAGCTTTCG GAAGATATATGGATCGACACTCTAGTTCTTGCGAATTATGAATTCTTCTCCAGCATGTTGAGAACATTTCGAGTCAGTGTTAGCGATCGATGGCCTGTGAAGACTGATAAGTGGAAGGATTTGGGTGTTTATGAGGCTCGCAACTCGCGAGAAATACAAGCTTTTCTAATAGAGAATCCGCAAATTTGGGCAAGGTATATACGCATCGAATTTTTGACACATTACGGAAAGGAGTATTATTGCCCACTCTCGCTCGTGAGGGTTCATGGTACTCGCATGCTTGAAAGTTGGAAGGATACTGAAGCTAACAatgatgacgacgaggaAGCGGATGAGGATCCTGAAGAAGGATTTGTTCCAGAAGCTGTAGCAGAAATCATTCAGACGAAATCGACTGTAATGCAAGCTGTGCATGTAACAGTGGGTAGCCAGACAGAGCCTACAGGATTATATACTACTCGAGACGTTCAAAGGGAAGAAATGCCAATGGAGACACACCTTAAACCACCGCCAACACCAACTTCTCTTTGGAAAAAGCCTATAGCCAGAGAATTTGAAATGCTCTCTATACGACCTCTAGACTTGTGCTATCCTTCAGATACCCCGGAACATATTCTCACCAGTCAAGCCGCGGTGGAGAATGAGTCATATAATTTCAAGACTACTATGAAAGTTCCACCATCACCTGAAATGATTTCTACTGCCTTTACAGATAATGGGATCACATCCTCATCACTGTCTTTCACCGGGCCTTCCGCACAGCAAACGTTATCTGAGGTTAAAGCATCCCTAGCAAGCACGTCACTTACCCAAGAGGCCCATGAATCTTCCAAGGTAATTCAGGACAGCTCACATTCAACTATCCCGACAAGTTCGACAACTATTATAGTTAACAAATCACAAGATGCTACAAGTACAAACAAGACCCGAGGTACAAACACTTCTTCTGGATCCGCCTCTCTTCCCACAATTCAAGAGAGCTTTTTTAAGGCTGTGTCAAGACGCCTGCAGCTGTTGGAAACCAACTCAACTTTGTCATTGAAGTATATTGAGGAGCAATCAAAGATGCTACGAGAAGCCTTTCTGAGAGTCGAAAAAAGGCAACTTCAAAAGACAACTGATTTcctcgaaaatctcaatagCACAGTTCTTACCGAACTACGCGTGTTTCGTCAACAATACGATGAAATATGGCAATCGACTGTTATTTCACTTGAAAGTCAACGAGAAGAATCCCGTCGAGAAATTTTGGCTATTAGTGCTCGTCTCAACATCCTAGCAGATGAAGTTGTCTTTCAAAAGCGCATGTCTATTATCCAATCTGTACTGCTTCTTCTGTGTCTTGGCCTCGTGATTTTCTCTCGTGTCTCTACTGCAGAGCCTCTCAGCTTCTCTCTCCATAATCGACGTTCCCGTGTAACCAGCAACATGACTAATATAGAAAGCCCACTCGATACGCCGGGTTACACCTCTCGGGAACGCGAAGATTACATCGGTGACGCAGCTTCTCCCGTAAATGCGTGGTCCGGCCATCATCGACGTCAGCCCTCGGATGAATCTGTCAACTCGCGCTCCCGATCAAGAGGTTGGGGTCCTCCAACACCCATATCAACATATTCCCGCTCTGACAACGAGTTGACTCCTCCACGTTCATTTGACGAAACAACCACCAATACCATGACCGGAGCAACAACTGGTACCTTTTCTCGACTTCGCAGAAGCATCACTATGAAATACCAAAGTTCTAACCCCTTGCTATCTGCATCGAGAGAACATGAACTTCTTCGCACCTCGTCTTTTGGACCTTCGCTTAGATCTCATAATTCTTCGCCTGCCTCTTTCCTGTCGGTTTCAGATGCGAAAGAAAGGGGCGTCAGAGATA